A segment of the Terribacillus aidingensis genome:
CAGGCGGTGCGGTCATTCAAGCAACATGAAGTGGGCGGATTACAGGGTGTTATTCGGCTGATTCGGAAATTAGAGACAGAGAGTTTCATGAAGATCAACTTTTCGGTAAAGCATGGGGCGTTTGCGGCTCCTTTGACTGGTGAGCAGTCATTCGCGATTTATCGTGCGGTGCAAGAGGCATTGACGAATATTATGAAGCATAGTTCTACAAGAGAGGCGCAAGTCATTTTTGAGTCTCCTGGAGGAAGCATCTTTCGGTTTGAAGTGATTAACGCAACAACGCATGATCGCTATTTTCAAGAAGGTTATGGGTTGAAGGCGATGCGGGAGCGTTTAGAAAAAGTGGGCGGTTCGCTGGAGATTGATTATGAGGCGCAACGTTTTCTAGTGAGAGGTACGATAAGATTAGCAGACTGGGGCGGTTCTGATGATTAAAATTTTATTGGCTGAAGATCAAGTGATGGTGCGTCAAGGCTTAAAGATGATGATCGAAACGGACGAGGGAATTAGTGTGACAGGGGAAGCGGATAACGGGAAAGAAGCAGTCAGATTATGTGAAAAGCAGTTTTTTGATGTGGCAATTTTGGATATTCGTATGCCTGTGATGGATGGCATCGAAGCAGCGAAAATCCTCCGCACTCGCTTCCCTCATATAAAGGTTCTAATGCTTACTACCTTTGATGATAGCGAGTATGTGATGAACGCCTTAAAGCTGGGAGTCAGCGGCTATATGCTAAAAAACGGTGATACAGCATCACTCATTCGCTCTATTAAAAGCGCCTTGAGCGGCGGCCTATCCTTGGAGGATCAGGTGGCATCAAAAGTGATGCCGATTCTGCTGCAAAATCAGGAGGAGAGAAAAATTGATCCAACACTGACTCCGAGGGAAAGAGCGATTTTGAAGTGTATCGGTGAGGGACTGAATAACAAGGAAGTGGCCGAGCGGTTAGGCTTGTCGGTAGGGACGGTCAAGAACCAGACGAGTCATGTTTTAGATAAATTGGAGTTGAGGGATCGCACACAATTAGCTATTTATGCGATACGTCACCGCCTTGTATAAAAAAGTGACGAAAGTAATAAGTGCCCAATCGCGGAATGACCATAGTCAGTAGTGGCTCTGGTCTTTTTTATTTATGATGCAAGTAACAACATTAAAGGAGGCAAAAACGTGCTTGAAACCATCAACTTAAGCAAGTCCTTTAAGGGTAAGAAGGTCGTGCAGGATTTAAATTTATATTTGAACGATGGGGAATCAGTTGGATTGCTTGGCCCGAATGGTGCCGGAAAATCTACGACGATTTCCATGATTTCCACTTTGATCAAGCCGACGAGCGGAAAGATAATCTTAAACGGTGTAAATGCGGTTAATAAACCAGGTGAAGTCAGAAGGGTTTCGGGTGTGGTACCGCAGGAATTGGCATTATATCAAGAGCTGTCCGCCTATGAAAATCTTAAGTTTTTTGGCTCGATTTATAAATTGAGAGGTAAAGAACTAGCGATAGCTATTCAGCAAGCTTTGGAATTTGTCGGGTTGGATGATCGTAAAAAGGATTTGGTAAAGACTTATTCTGGCGGGATGAAACGCAGACTTAATATAGCAGCAGCGTTAATGCATCGCCCGCAGATTTTAATATTGGATGAACCGACAGTCGGTATCGATCCCCAATCGAGAAATCATATCCTGGAAGCTGTACGGGCGCTGAATCAGCAAGATGGAACGACAATTCTTTATACGAGTCATTACATGGAAGAAGTAGAGCAGCTCTGTGATCGAGTATATATTATGGATCATGGCAAGATCATTGCGGCAGGAACAAAAGATGAATTACTCAGTATCTTGTCGACCGAGGATAAAATAAAGGTAGAGTTAAATAAGCTTGATGAAGCCTTTGTAGAGCAAGTAAAGACCATTGAAGGAGTTCGTAAAATGGAGGTATCTGAATTGCAGCTGAAGATTATAGCCGCAAAAGGCAGCAGCTTGATCAGCAAATTGGTTCATCTTACCGAACAGCATCAAATCCAATTGCTTCATTTTCATACGGAATCGCCTAGTTTGGAAGATGTATTCCTTCACTTAACCGGACGTACGCTGAGAGATTAAAGGGGTGTCATGATGCGGAGTTTTATCAAAAAAGATTTATTGATATTTTTACGAGACTGGAAAGAGCTGCTCACGGTCATGCTACTTCCTATCGTTTTGGTTATCGTGCTGAATTTTGCTTTTGCGGGGTTATTTGATGGAGACGATGAGGTATCAATGGATTTGCAGTTAGCAGTAGTGAATGAGGATAATGAGTCTGAGGCAATGGAGCAGTTGAAGGATAGATTGATTAGTGATGCTGCCTTTGAAGAGCAGGAGGCAAATGCGATTGTGGAAGCTGCAGGGGAGATACAACCTGTTCAACTGCTATCGGATTATCTGGAAAGTGACGAATTAAAGGAATGGGTGACGGTTCATCATCTGGAGGAAAAGGCAGCGGCCGAGAAAGTTAAAGAGGGTGACCTGGACGGTGTGCTGATCATCCCTAAGGGGTATACCGCAGATAGTTTGTATGCGAGCTTCGCAGGCGAATCTCCAACTACAGCATTGACTTATAAGATAGAAGAAGAGACGACGAATAGCAGTGCTCTGCAACAGTTCATAGAAGAATTTATTGAGCAGTTGAATTATCAATTTGCAATACAGGAAATAACGGGTGGTGCAGAAATAGAGGCAGCGCCTCCTGAAGGTGGTTTGGAGGATATAGGCGCTGCGTACAATTTCAAGGTCAATCAGTACTTTACAATATCATTAGGAGCATTATTTGCCTTATTCGTTGTAGCGACGGTAGCAATGAAAACGGGGGTGGAAATCAGGGACCAAGTATTCAACCGAATCCTATTAGCGAATAGCCATCCTATGCGTTTTTTAATTGGTAAAATGGTATCCACGATTTGTCTAGTTGTACTGCAGATTATCTTTGTATTGCTTGTATCCCACTTTCTTCTGGATGTATTTCCGGATCGTTCGATAGCCTTTTGGAGTGGTATCTTCGTGATGATTGCGTTACTCGCTTTGGTGCTGTCGGGCTTAGCGGCTATATACACGGCGATATTATTACGGATGAATAGTGTTGATGCCGCAAATGGGGTCTTTATGTTGGCTACTTTGCTATTCGGTACGCTAGGAGGAGGCTTTGTTCCCATCTATATGATGCCTAAGTGGCTGCAGCAGATTGGAGAATGGACTCCGAATGGTCTATTCTTAGCCATACTGACAGAGTGGGTCCAATTTGAGAATCTGTCCTCCATCGTCCAACCAAGCATAATTATGATCGGCTTTTTCCTATTATTCACTTTCATTGGCTTGGCTTTGTTTCCGAAAAGGGGGAAAGCACAATGAAGAACGTATTATGGGTGCAATTTTCCAAGGATAAACGGAATCCGCTGCTCATTCTATTATTGATTACGGGCAGTATTGCCGCCACGCTTCTATTTGGCGGTGGTGTCCAGTCCGTGACAACAGTTGGGCTTTTCAGTGAAGATGTCAATGATGCTGAATTAGAGAAAAAATGGGAAACGTTGTTAAATACGGATGACTCTTTCACGTTTGAAATAGTAGAACCAGAAGAAGCGCGTGAAGACATAAAGAAAGGCAATATCGATGTAGCAGTAAGAGTCATGGAGGATGATTACCGGCTGCTGGTCTCCAAAAATATGCCAAGCGTTTCTTCTATCGAACATCATGTTAATAGCGTGTTTCAACGAGAAGCTCAAATCGCCGCGGTCGAATTACAAGAAGGAAAAGATGTACGGGGTGAATTGGATGACTACCTGGCAGATGCACCATTTCAGATAGAAGCGCAAGGGTTGGAAAGTGAACAGATTCCTACGTACAACATCCGTACGCAGCTGCTGTTTGCCTTCACTTTCTTGATCTCGATGTTCATCCTTGGATTCAAGGTTAATAATGTGACACATGATAAGGTGTCTGGTATTTGGAATCGGATGATTTTATCACCGATGAAGAAAACAGGTATGTACAGTGGTTATTTGTTATATAGCTTTCTGGTAACGATGCTTCAAATTGTCGTCGTGCTCATCGTGTTTAGATATGTCATGAATTACGATGTAGGAGATAATCTGTGGCTGATAATCCTCATTACAGCGTGCTTTACATTCGGTATGATCAGTATTGCCATGTTGATTACCGGTTTTGTCAGGACACCGGAGCAGTTTTATGCCATATACCCGTCCCTTATCCCGCTGATTCCACTTGTCAGCGGAGCCTATATGATGCCAGGAACGATTACGAATCCGGTGTTACTGTTTATTGCTGATTTATTTCCGCTGGCACATGCTATGGAAGCGATTATGTCTGTCGTTTTCTATGGTGCTGGTCTGCAGGATGTTTTGATGTCGCTGTTGTATATGCTGTTGATTGGCGTAGTGGCGATGGGATTGGGGATTAACCTTGTGGAGCGGAGAAGCAGGTAAAAAAATGCACATTATTGAAAAGTCTCGATCATGGATCGAGACTTTTTCATTCCTTGTCATACCATTTGATCAAGCTATGTAAAATGCTATCTAATAAGCCAATCTCGGCAGCTTTTGCGATGGCTCCATCACCAAACCGTTCGCTGCGAACTATATAAGTAGCGGCGCGAATACCATCTGCAACGCTTAACTCCATATCTGACGAGTAGTCTGGTAACCCGTTACTCTTCCAGTTGTATAAAGGGGTTATGGCGCCGACAGTATATAGCAGATTCGTGGCTTTGTCTATACGTTCACTATAGGCGGGGTAGTTTAATGAGTACTCGTTTCCTCCATTTGTCCATACTACATTACGATCTTCACCTGTCATTTCTTCCGCAACAGAACGCAATTCCTCCCAGGCATCTTCCTTCCTAGTTCGTTAATGAGTTGTATATTATTCGGATTTCCCTCCATAAACATCATCCTCCTTTTATTAGATTATATCGCATTCCCAGTATACGCTGAGTTGCAAACACGAAATCTGGTATCGTTTTATGGCCTCCTCTTATCCTCAACTTCCATAATTCTGGATATTAACTGTAGACATAATAAAACTAGTTCCAGCTCACGAATTAATTCTTTATATATTTGTACGTATAAGTACAAAGAATTGCTCTGAAATATATTTATTTTTTTGAAGAATAATAAAGAATCTATCTATAAAACAAGGATTTTATACTTATTGACAACTTTATCTATTCCTCCTAATCTTAAACTAGCAATATGTAAGCGTTATCAATAAAGAGGAGGAAAGAGATGAAAGCTAACAAACGTATACTCGTGATGTCGATGCTGTCTGCCGCATTACTTATTCCTGTTATTCCAGGCGCCGATACCCTGGCAAAGGATAAAGGTGGAAAAGAGAACATACCTGTATTTGAAAATGCCTCTGTCCATGATCCATCCTTCATTGAAGTGGACGACCAGTACTACGTCTTTGGCTCCCATCTAGCTGCAGCAAAAACGAATGACCTTATGAAATGGAAAATGGTCGACTCTGGTGTGCGTGATGGCAATAAGCTTATTCCCAATGTAACGGAAGAGCTTAAGGAGACACTTGAATGGGCGCAGACGGATACCCTCTGGGCAGCTGATGTCATACAGCTGGCGGATGGGAAGTTTTATATGTATTACAATGCGTGTAAAGGTGATTCACCGCGGTCTGCGATGGGTGTGGCAGTTGCTGATAATATCGAGGGGCCCTACGAGGATACGGGTATTATCCTGAAGTCGGGTATGTGGGATGAGCCGAGTGAGGATGGCGCGATTTATGATGCGACTAAGCATCCGAATGTGGTCGATCCGGATGTGTTCTATGATGAGGAAGGCAAGTTGTGGATGGTGTATGGCTCCTACTCTGGCGGTATTTTCATTATGGAAATGGATGAAGAGACGGGCAAGCCGATTCCAGGGCAAGGGTATGGGAAGAAGCTAATGGGCGGAAACCACAGCCGGATTGAAGGACCGGCGATGATGTACAGCCCGGAAACAGATTATTATTATATGTTCCTTTCCTTCGGCGGACTGGATGCTGTTGGCGGATACAATATTCGTGTGGCGCGTTCTAAGACTCCAGATGGTCCGTTTTACGATGCAGAAGGAAATGACATGATTGATGTGAAAGCAGATCCGAATCTGCCTCTGTTTGATGATAAGTCTATCGAACCTTATGGCGTGAAGCTGCTGGGGAATAACTTGTTCGAGAAGAAGGTCGGTGATCCAGGGGAGGAGCCGGGTATAGGGTATGTTTCGCCGGGACATAATACTGCTTTTTATGATGAGGAAACAAAGAATCATTATTTAATCTTCCATTCTCGTTTCCCTGACCGCGGTGAAGAGCATGAGGTTCGGGTGCATCAGATGCATATGAACGATAAAGGCTGGCCGGTCGTTGCTCCATCTCGTAATACGAATGAAAAAGAGGCGAAGATCAAACGGAAGGATATGGCTGGTGACTATCAGTATGTGAACCATGGAAAAGATATTTCTGCTGATGTGAAAACTTCGGAACAGATAACTCTGAAAGAGAACGGAAAAGTCGAAGGTGCTGTAAAAGGAAGGTGGAGTCACGGAAAAGATAATGAGATCACTCTGACGATTGATGGCGAGAAGTATAATGGGTTCTTCCTGAAACAGTGGGATGAAGCGGCACAGGAATATGATACGACGTTCACCGCTTTATCTGACAAAGGTGTTGCGGTATGGGGCAATCGAATGGAAGATATGAAAGATAAAGAAGTTGTTGCAGCGGTGAAAAATGATCTTACTATCTCGAACAGTGATAATCTGTATCAAAATGTAGAGCTGCCAACAGAAGGTACCCACGAATCCACGATAGTGTGGACGTCATCCAATTCAAATGTGATCGAGGCGGATGGTACGATACACCGGCCAGAGGCAGGAAGTGGAGATGGCAAAGCGACACTGACCGCAAGTATTCAAGCAGGCAAAAAGAAAGATAAGAAAACCTTTCGAGTGACAGTAAAGCAACAGGCTTCTGAGCCAGAAATTGCGCAATATAACTTTGGTAATCCAGGCAGTAAGGAAGCGGCCGATTCATCTGGTAGCAATCTGCCTGCACAATTGAAAGGGAACGCTGTGCAAACCGAGGACGGCAAGCTGGCGTTGGATGGGAAAGATGCTTATGTGGAACTCTCCCCACTCGTTGCAGATGCAGAGGACTTCACGTTTTCCGCCTGGGTGAACTGGCAAGGCGGTGCAGCATGGCAGCGAATCTTTGATATTGGTGAAAGCAACGGCAAAAACATGTTCTTCACACCGTCTGACGGCAGCGCCAGCTTCGATTTACCATTCATAATGGAGTTGACCAGAACATAACAGCTGATAAAGCATTGGCTGCGGGTGAATGGGTACATCTTGCGGTGACACTGGAAGGTGATACCGGAAAACTGTACATGAATGGAGAGCTTGCAGGGACAAACGAGAATATTACTGCTAACCCAGCAGATATTCTTGGAAACACAAACTATCTGGGGCGAAGCAGGTATGCTGCGGATGCGTTCTTTGGCGGGCAGATGGATGATGTTGCCGTGTATCGGAAGGCTTTGAGTGAAGAGGAGATAAACGAACTGGCTAATTAAATAGGCGTTATCAGAACACCTCTTGTAATGGAGGTGTTCTTTTGCTTTACTCATAGAATATTACCCAAGTTATCTGTTTCAATTAATTAATGTAAGTATTAATAGTGAATACAATATGGTTAAGGAATAATATTCCTATAATGTTTATAATAGAAAGTATATAGTGAAAGTTTAAGTAGGGTGATGATGTTGCGTATCGAGAAATATAATCAGCAAACAGGGAATCCAGCTTATTGTCATGAAGCTATATTCTCTCTTATTATAGGAATCTTTTCGATTCTAGGAGTTATTTTTATGGATAATGGGGCAACACTAGGTGGATTTGGACTAGGAATTGCGTACATAGCACATAGAGAGATTAAGAAGGGCAAACTAAAAGGGCGGAAGTTTGTAGTGTTAGGTATAGTGTGCAGTCTGATCGGTATAGCAGGTAGTTTCCTGTGGTAGATACCAAACCATCTAGCATAAAGTCGATAATAGAACAGTCTCTATTACTAGTCATCTTTTCTTTTTCTAGGCTTGTGGTTATAGTAGAGATACAATAAGATCTTCGATAATTGTTTTTGGGGGTAAGTAAAATGATAGCATTCGCAGATTATCTGGCTCAAATTGACAATCCACAGCATCGGGAACGAACGGAAGAAGTGCTGAAATGGGTGGCTGAGAAATATCCTAATATGGAACAGAAAATAGCCTGGAACCAGCCGATGTTTACTGATCATGGCACATTTATTATTGGCTTTAGCATCGCCAAACAGCATCTGGCTGTTGCTCCGGAAAAGGCAGGAATAGATCATTTTTCTGACGACATAATACAGGCAGGCTATGACCATACGAAGCAGCTGGTTCGTATCAAATGGGATGGACCAATTGATTATTCATTATTAGAAAGAATGATAGAGTTCAATATTACAGATAAAGCAGACTGTACGACTTTTTGGCGGAAATAATGAAAGTGAATGAAAAACACCTCTAAATGGTGTTTCTTTGCTGGGGATTCTCCCAGCGTGCTGGACAGAGTAAGGAGAAGACATATGGAACAATCTAATCAATTAAAACAGAATGCCTCACGTATTGGAGTCGTTGTATTAGTCTTAAGCATTATGCTTATCGGTGCTAACTTGCGTGCGCCGATAACAGGGTTAAGTCCTTTAATAGATAATATCCGTTCAGATACCGGCATTGGCAATGCTTCAACTGGTATGCTGACTACTTTGCCTTTGATCGCATTTGCAGTATTTGCGCTGGTCGCGCCAAGAATTGCTAGGCGTGTAGGTATTGAAAGAACTTTATTTGCCGGACTGATTATCATAGCTGTTGGACTTATATTTCGGTTTTTCTCACCGGTATGGATGCTTTTCGTTGGTACGGCTTTAGCAGGAATCGGAATCGCCATGGGGAATGTACTTTTGCCAGGCTTGATTAAGCGGGAATTCCCTAAAAATGTAGGCGTTATGACTGGAGCTTATGCAATGACCATGAATGGGATGGCTGCGCTCGCTTCTGGAATTAGTGTTCCTCTTTCAAACGGTCTTGGCAGTGGATGGCATGGATCACTCGCAGTATGGGTGATTTTGACGCTTGTAACGATGGTCGCTTGGATACCGCAGCTGCGCCAGAGAGTAACAACATCATCTATTTCCCTACCTAAGAAAGGAAAGAAACTATGGTCATCGGGTCTCGCCTGGAAGGTAACAGGTTTCATGGGATTGCAATCGCTATTGTATTACATCATGATCACCTGGATGCCTACAATACTTCAAAATCAAGGCTTTAGTGAATCAACAGCT
Coding sequences within it:
- a CDS encoding ABC transporter permease; this encodes MMRSFIKKDLLIFLRDWKELLTVMLLPIVLVIVLNFAFAGLFDGDDEVSMDLQLAVVNEDNESEAMEQLKDRLISDAAFEEQEANAIVEAAGEIQPVQLLSDYLESDELKEWVTVHHLEEKAAAEKVKEGDLDGVLIIPKGYTADSLYASFAGESPTTALTYKIEEETTNSSALQQFIEEFIEQLNYQFAIQEITGGAEIEAAPPEGGLEDIGAAYNFKVNQYFTISLGALFALFVVATVAMKTGVEIRDQVFNRILLANSHPMRFLIGKMVSTICLVVLQIIFVLLVSHFLLDVFPDRSIAFWSGIFVMIALLALVLSGLAAIYTAILLRMNSVDAANGVFMLATLLFGTLGGGFVPIYMMPKWLQQIGEWTPNGLFLAILTEWVQFENLSSIVQPSIIMIGFFLLFTFIGLALFPKRGKAQ
- a CDS encoding ABC transporter permease, with the translated sequence MKNVLWVQFSKDKRNPLLILLLITGSIAATLLFGGGVQSVTTVGLFSEDVNDAELEKKWETLLNTDDSFTFEIVEPEEAREDIKKGNIDVAVRVMEDDYRLLVSKNMPSVSSIEHHVNSVFQREAQIAAVELQEGKDVRGELDDYLADAPFQIEAQGLESEQIPTYNIRTQLLFAFTFLISMFILGFKVNNVTHDKVSGIWNRMILSPMKKTGMYSGYLLYSFLVTMLQIVVVLIVFRYVMNYDVGDNLWLIILITACFTFGMISIAMLITGFVRTPEQFYAIYPSLIPLIPLVSGAYMMPGTITNPVLLFIADLFPLAHAMEAIMSVVFYGAGLQDVLMSLLYMLLIGVVAMGLGINLVERRSR
- a CDS encoding MFS transporter gives rise to the protein MEQSNQLKQNASRIGVVVLVLSIMLIGANLRAPITGLSPLIDNIRSDTGIGNASTGMLTTLPLIAFAVFALVAPRIARRVGIERTLFAGLIIIAVGLIFRFFSPVWMLFVGTALAGIGIAMGNVLLPGLIKREFPKNVGVMTGAYAMTMNGMAALASGISVPLSNGLGSGWHGSLAVWVILTLVTMVAWIPQLRQRVTTSSISLPKKGKKLWSSGLAWKVTGFMGLQSLLYYIMITWMPTILQNQGFSESTAGWLLALTQLCSLPTSFLLPILAGRLSGQRGIVSIIALCFVMSFSGLLTGITWISVISVLLFGLAGGGVFSLATMFFVLRTQSAQESAELSGMAQFVGYLLAAVGPTLFGLLHDVTSSWTVPLALLVAVAAVLWIVGMGAGKNAYINQQPGGGEQ
- a CDS encoding response regulator transcription factor, with amino-acid sequence MIKILLAEDQVMVRQGLKMMIETDEGISVTGEADNGKEAVRLCEKQFFDVAILDIRMPVMDGIEAAKILRTRFPHIKVLMLTTFDDSEYVMNALKLGVSGYMLKNGDTASLIRSIKSALSGGLSLEDQVASKVMPILLQNQEERKIDPTLTPRERAILKCIGEGLNNKEVAERLGLSVGTVKNQTSHVLDKLELRDRTQLAIYAIRHRLV
- a CDS encoding iron chaperone, whose translation is MIAFADYLAQIDNPQHRERTEEVLKWVAEKYPNMEQKIAWNQPMFTDHGTFIIGFSIAKQHLAVAPEKAGIDHFSDDIIQAGYDHTKQLVRIKWDGPIDYSLLERMIEFNITDKADCTTFWRK
- a CDS encoding ABC transporter ATP-binding protein — protein: MLETINLSKSFKGKKVVQDLNLYLNDGESVGLLGPNGAGKSTTISMISTLIKPTSGKIILNGVNAVNKPGEVRRVSGVVPQELALYQELSAYENLKFFGSIYKLRGKELAIAIQQALEFVGLDDRKKDLVKTYSGGMKRRLNIAAALMHRPQILILDEPTVGIDPQSRNHILEAVRALNQQDGTTILYTSHYMEEVEQLCDRVYIMDHGKIIAAGTKDELLSILSTEDKIKVELNKLDEAFVEQVKTIEGVRKMEVSELQLKIIAAKGSSLISKLVHLTEQHQIQLLHFHTESPSLEDVFLHLTGRTLRD